The Sphaerodactylus townsendi isolate TG3544 unplaced genomic scaffold, MPM_Stown_v2.3 scaffold_797, whole genome shotgun sequence DNA segment aagaagtaaataaaacaaagaacttgTTCACCTTTAGAGATTCATGGTTCCCAAATGTTTCCAGGTGGAAGAACTAGCCCTCCAGTCTATGATTAGCGCCAGGGAAGAGAATGTGACAGTATCTTCAACGGCTGTGTTGGAGGAGCATCAAAACgtaagtctgttgtggggaaagcgGCATTCAGAAGTGAGCCAATGTTTCCAGGGGAACCCTGGTGTACGGTTTCCTCTGTTGATCCACAATTTAAGATGTGTACCTCTCCTCCTTGGTGGAAGAATGGTGGTTGTCTCTCTTCCAACCTGCCTGGCTTACCCCAGGGCACAAGCAGCCCCAGGgcatctgaacataagaacataagaactagcctgctggatcagaccagagtccatctagtccagcattctgctgctcgcagtggcccaccaggtgcctttgggagctcacatgcaggaggtgaaagcaatggcctgctgctgctgctgctcctgagcacctggtctgctaagaacataagaacaagccagctggatcagaccagagtccatctagtccagctctctgctactcgcagtggcccaccaagtgcctttgagagctcacctgcaggaggtgaaagcaatggccttctgctgctgctgctcctgagcacctggtctgctcaggcatttgcaatctcagatcaaggaggatcaagattggtagccataaatcaactccataaatctgtccaagccctttttaaagctatccaggttagtggccttaaccacctcctgtggcagcatattccaaacaccaatcacaccttgcgtgaagaagtgtttccttttattagtcctaattcttccccccagcattttcaatggatgccccctggttctagcaccCTTAAAAGTTAGCTGGCCGCCCTGGTTGGCCTTTGGACGCCGAGCGCTACCGGTTTATAAAAACTTCCACCGCTGTTGCTTGCGAGTGTCCCTTGTTCTACCTTAACCAGAGTTTTCTTCTATTCATTCTTGGGCAGATGGACAACGAAGCCACTATTAATCAAACTAAGCTGCAGCTGCATGTCGGGGAAgaggacgaagaggaggaggaagaagaagaatcgGACTCCTAAAAGGAGGCAGGCGGACGACCTTTGCATCCCAGACTCAGGAATTTCCCCGTCTCCCATTTGTGCAAACCGTGGCTGCAGACTTTGCTTGGTGCTACAGAAACCAAACAACactcagaagctgctgctggaCATTCCGGAGGTTTCCAGGGGTGCTGACAAAACCATGGGGAGGAGTTGGGGGAGCGGGTGGTGGCTGGGAGGACCCATTCTCATGTagcatgtttcttttttttttttttaaagacaaaactaTTAGAGCCAAGTAGCATCTGGGAAGCACACCATGAAACTCACAAAGCAATAACGTAACAACAGGTCCTCGCAGGCATTCTGCTGCAGgcacaaaaatatacaaaaagaaaTCCAAGAATGTCTGGATAAAGCCTGGCTGCTCTGCCATCCGCACGCTCCAGGCAAACACATCTAAAGGGAGGGACGTTGGGTGCATTCTGTCCCCTGACCCCCCCCAACAAGGAACCACTGGTGGTGTAGAACGAGATCGCTCCATTCTTGCCATCAGTGGCTCTTAGTATAAAACTGGACACAGTTTAAAAGACCACCTCTATGTTCTGAAGCGCGGTGACCGAAATCCGTGGATTCTTCACTGCCGGGGGGAGGGCGGAATGGAATGTTTTGGAACGCCGTTCCTTTTTGCCCAGGTGGCCCCGGATTTGGGGGATGGATAAGCGATACAAATTGGAGATCTTCTGTCATCTGTGAGAGGGATTTTTTTGTTGTGGCTGTGGGACGTTT contains these protein-coding regions:
- the SNAPC5 gene encoding snRNA-activating protein complex subunit 5; its protein translation is MVPKCFQVEELALQSMISAREENVTVSSTAVLEEHQNSFLLFILGQMDNEATINQTKLQLHVGEEDEEEEEEEESDS